AATTACACATACCACAAAAGCGATTAAAGAAAGCTTCGCCGAAGGCGAAAAAGTGCAGATTGCCGGCCGACTGATGAGCCGCAGGATCCAAGGAAAGGCAAGTTTTGCCGAACTTCAGGATTCTGACGGAAGAATTCAGGTGTATTTCAACCGCGACGAGATCTGTACCGGTGACGATAAAACACTGTATAACGAAGTTTATAAACATTTGCTCGACATCGGCGATATTATAGGCATCGAAGGCGAACTATTTACCACTCAGGTCGGCGAAATGACTGTGAAAGTTGAGAACTTTAAAATTTTAACCAAATCGCTCCGCCCGCTGCCGCAGCCAAGGACAGACGAAAACGGCGTTACGCACGATGCTTTCAACGATCCGGAACTTAGATACAGACAACGTTATGTTGATTTAATTGTGAATCCGCAGGTGAAAGATGTCTTCGTGAAACGCACGAAACTTTTCAACGCGATGCGCACATTTTTCAATGATGCAGGTTATTTTGAAGTGGAGACGCCAATCTTGCAATCGATTCCGGGTGGCGCGGCAGCTAAACCTTTTATCACCCATCACAATGCGCTCGACATTCCGCTCTATTTAAGAATTGCGAACGAACTTTATCTGAAAAGACTTATCGTTGGCGGTTTCGACGGGGTGTACGAATTCTCCAAAAACTTCAGAAATGAAGGGATGGACAGAACCCACAACCCGGAGTTTACGGCTCTTGAGATCTATGTGGCCTACAAAGATTATAACTGGATGATGGATTTCACTGAAAAACTGCTCGAATACTGTGCAGTTCAGGTAAACGGAAGCACAAACGCCACTTTTGGTGAGCATCAGATTGATTTTAAAGCGCCGTATCCACGAATTTCGATGACTGAAGCAATCCTGAATTTCACGGGATTTGATATCACCGGAAAATCTGAAAGCGAACTTTTCGATTTTGCAAAATCGATCGGTATCGACGTGAATGAAACGATGGGCAAAGGAAAACTGATCGACGAAATATTCGGCGAAAAATGTGAAGGAAACTTTATTCAGCCTACATTTATCACCGATTATCCGATTGAGATGTCACCTTTAACCAAAAAACACCGAAGCAAGGAAGGTTTAACCGAGCGTTTTGAGCTGATGGTTTGTGGTAAAGAAGTCGCGAATGCCTATTCGGAGTTGAATGATCCGATTGACCAACGTGAGCGCTTCGAAGCGCAGGCAGCACTTTCGGAAAGAGGAGATGACGAAGCGATGTTTATCGACAACGATTTCCTCCGCGCACTTGAATACGGAATGCCGCCAACATCTGGTTTGGGAATTGGAATGGACCGTTTGATTATGTTCCTCACGAACAATCCGTCGATCCAGGAAATATTGTTTTTCCCACAGATGAAACCGGAAAAAACTATTCCGCAGATTGAGCTCGGCGAAGACGAGAAAGCAATTCTTGAAATATTAAACTCACAGGAAGAAGCATTTTTACTGAATGAACTTAAAGAAAGAAGTCAGCTTTCTGGAAAAAAATGGGATAAAGCCACGAAAAATCTCACTAAATTCGAGATGATAAAAGTGACAAAAACGGACGAAAACGTTTTCGTGAATCTGATCTGAAAAACAAAAGCTAAATAATTGATCCTCCACATTTTGTGGGGGATTTTGTTTTATAAAACATTTGTATCTTTACGTCCACACAAATGATTTATGAAACAAAAATTTACCTTCTTGGGTATGCTTTTCTGCGTATCCATATCTTCCCAAATCACGCTTACAAAAGATTCCTCATTCGGCAACAACGGCACCGCCACACTCACCTATCCAGTGGAGATGGAAGCCGTAAATTTCGAAAAAGTTTTCATCAATGCTGATCATTCGCTGAACATCTGCCTTGGAACTGACGGAGATTCGCATACCGGAATGATTGCAAAACTCACCTCCTTTGGCTCGCTGGATACCACCTACAATGGCAACGGAAAAATAATTCTGAACGGAAACCTGCACACCGGTTTTGAGTTTGCGAAACAAGGCGAAAAGATGATTGCGATCTACGCCAATGATTCAAATTTTAATGAACCTGACACTAAAATTGTGCGCTACCGAAATGACGGTAGTGTCGACACCGCCTTTGGCGTAAACGGAGTGCTCGCGGCCCGACCCGACCTTTATTACCGACAGGTCAATTTTCAGCATGATGGGTTTTATCATCTTTGGGGGAAAATCACCGGCTACCGGGCAGATGGTGTTTTAAACAGTTCTTACGGCAGCAATGGTGAACAAAATCCTGTTATAAACGGAGTTCCACAGGAATACATGGAGCTTTACAGCTTTTTCGGAAACCGCGGCGGCAGAAACTTCCTTAACAAATATCATCACGAAATCGCTGTAAGCAAAGAAAACACGCCGCATCATTTTACAAGTTACGATCTTACCGCGCATCAATTTTATGATGTTGCGGGCGCGACCGGAGGCGTATCCGTCTACCCGAAAAAATTCCATCTTGCACCTGATAAGGAAATTGTATACTTATTTGGTATCGATCCTAATTCCGGGAACGAACGCAACCGCGTGGTGCTGCTTGATGAAACCATGCAGCCAAAGATGTTTTCGGGACAAGAATTTATTGATTTAGGGGAAGTTTCGGCAGAATCCGAAATACGCGATGTTGAAAGCTTTCAGAATCATTATC
This window of the Flavobacteriaceae bacterium 3519-10 genome carries:
- a CDS encoding Lysyl-tRNA synthetase (class II) codes for the protein MQLSEQEIIRREKLQTLQKMGINAFPAEEYTITHTTKAIKESFAEGEKVQIAGRLMSRRIQGKASFAELQDSDGRIQVYFNRDEICTGDDKTLYNEVYKHLLDIGDIIGIEGELFTTQVGEMTVKVENFKILTKSLRPLPQPRTDENGVTHDAFNDPELRYRQRYVDLIVNPQVKDVFVKRTKLFNAMRTFFNDAGYFEVETPILQSIPGGAAAKPFITHHNALDIPLYLRIANELYLKRLIVGGFDGVYEFSKNFRNEGMDRTHNPEFTALEIYVAYKDYNWMMDFTEKLLEYCAVQVNGSTNATFGEHQIDFKAPYPRISMTEAILNFTGFDITGKSESELFDFAKSIGIDVNETMGKGKLIDEIFGEKCEGNFIQPTFITDYPIEMSPLTKKHRSKEGLTERFELMVCGKEVANAYSELNDPIDQRERFEAQAALSERGDDEAMFIDNDFLRALEYGMPPTSGLGIGMDRLIMFLTNNPSIQEILFFPQMKPEKTIPQIELGEDEKAILEILNSQEEAFLLNELKERSQLSGKKWDKATKNLTKFEMIKVTKTDENVFVNLI